Genomic DNA from Planktomarina temperata RCA23:
GAGGGCACCTATGTCCCAAATGACGGCTGTTGAAATAACGGCGCCCGGCGCAGCTGACGTGTTGCAAGTCACCACGCGCCCCCGTCCGCGCGCAGGTCATGGGCAGGTGGTGATTGCCTTGGCTTATGCCGGGGTCAATCGGCCCGATGCGCTACAGCGTGCCGGCCTTTATAACCCACCTGCAGGTGCCAGTGATCTGCCGGGGCTGGAGGGGGCAGGGATCATTGCCGAAGTGGGTGCGGGCGTGACCGAATGGGCCGTCGGCGATGAGGTTTGTGCGCTCTTGCCCGGAGGCGGATACGCAGAGTTTGTCGCCACCTCGGCCCACCACTGCTTGCCTATTCCGCGTGGCTTGAGCCTGAAGCAAGCCGCTTGCCTGCCGGAGACCTATTTCACCGTCTATTCCAATGTGTTTCAGCGCGGCGCGTTGCAGGCTGGAGAAAAATTTTTGGTGCATGGCGGCTCATCAGGCATCGGAACAACGGCCATTCAATTGGCGCATTTATTCGGGGCTAGGGTCTTTGCGACCGCTGGATCAGAGGCAAAATGCCAAGCGTGCAAGGACCTTGGGGCAGAGCGGGCGATAAATTATCGTCATGAGGTCTTTGAGGAGGTGCTTAAAGCCTATGGGGGTATGAACCTCATTCTTGATATGGTCGGCGGATCCTATATTCAGCGCAATCTCAAATCCTTGGCCGATGACGGGCGTTTGGTACAGATCGCCTTTCTGCAAGGGCCGAAGGTGGAGCTTAATTTGGTGCAAATGATGACCCGCCGTTTGACGTTGACGGGCTCAACCCTGCGACCGCAAAGTGATCTGGCCAAGGCTAAAATTGCGCAGGCCTTGCATGATGAGGTCTGGCCGCATCTGGCGGCTGGGCGCATTGCCCCGATCCTCGACAGCACATTTCCGCTGGCTGAGGCCCATAAGGCCCATGCGCATATGGAAGCCAGCCAGCATATCGGTAAAATCGTTTTGGAAATTTGAACTCCGCGCATTGATCATAAATAAGGGCTGATGGTCCTGCGGGGGCTTTCCCTTTCCTGCGCAAGGGATTATACAGCTTTCAAGTTCCCCAAACATGGTAACTCGTCCCGCCAAAACCCGGGACCGCCGCGAGGCGTTGAGGAAGCTATGTCTGGGATTAAAGTTTAGGATGGAGGCCGAAATGGCAAAACCAATTATGGCAAAGGCCACCGCAGTTTGGCTGGTGGATAATACAACCCTCAGCTTCAAACAAATTGCTGATTTCGTTGAAATGCATGAGCTTGAAATTCAAGGCATTGCCGATGGGGATGTGGCTGCGGGCGTAAAAGGCTTCGATCCAATTGGCAACAATCAGTTGACACAAGAAGAGCTGGATAAGGCGCAGGCCGATCCAGCGCATAAGCTGACTTTGAAGTATTATGCCGCCGCTGTCGGAGAAGAAAAACGCCGTGGTCCGCGCTACACGCCGCTGTCCAAGCGTCAAGACCGCCCAGCGTCGATCCTTTGGTTGGTTAAGTTCCACCCGGAGCTTTCTGATAGTCAAATTTCGAAACTTGTTGGGACAACAAAGCCCACCATTCAGGCCATCCGCGAACGGACCCATTGGAATATTACCAACATCAACCCGATTGATCCGGTGGCCTTGGGCCTGTGTAAGCAGTCAGAGTTGGATGCTTTGGTGCAAAAGGCAAATGCCAAGAAATTGCGTGATGGTGAGGCGATGTCTGACGATGAGCGCCGCCGCCTGGTCAGCACCGAGCAAAGCCTTGGAATGCCCGAAGAGCCGCGCATTCCAGCCGCTATTTCAGGGCTGGAAACCTTCACCCTGGCCGATGCGCCAGAGGAGGAGGAAGACGAGCGTCAGCATGGTGATTTGTTGGATGCCGACAGTTTCTTCAATCTGCCAAGCGGCGATGGTGAAGAGCAGCCGGGTTGAATTGAGACTCTTAAATACAAAAAATCAAGGCGGCTTCGGCCGCCTTTCTTTTTGCCGATGCAGAGGTTTTGCTTAAAAAGACCTCCGCATAACCCAGCCGACAAACCAAAACATTATGCCCGGTGGCAACACCGGGCTGCGCCAGCCTGCCCCCCGGCAGGCGCATTCACCATCTGGGTATACTGGCATATATGGCTATAGCTCAGATTTTCCGGTAATTTCACCATCGCTCATATGCGCCCGCCCAGGCCGGCGCAGCCCTCATTGCGTGGTGAACTGGCGTTATGCAGAGGTCTTGCTTAAAGCGTTTTGCGTGCCCGGAGGGCCGCCGTGATCGTCCCATCGTCCAAATAGTCCAGCTCACCGCCAATTGGCACGCCCTGAGCGAGGGTTGAGACGCGTACATCGCCCAGTTGATCGGCGATATAATGGGCGGTGGTTTGCCCGTCGATGGTGGCATTGAGGGCTAAAATCACTTCGGTGACATTCTCATCGCGGACCCGGCGTAACAGCCGAGGAATGCGCAACTCATCGGGACCAATGGCATCTAGTGCCGAAAGGGTTCCGCCCAGCACATGGTAGCGGCCCTTGAACATATGGCTGCGCTCCATGGCCCAAAGGTCAGAAACTTCCTCTACCACACAAATCTCGCCATTCTCGCGTTTGGGATTTTGGCAAATGTCGCAGGTATCGGCAGTGCCGATATTGCCGCAATTTAGGCATTCGCGGACGGTGACGGCCACCTCAGCCAAAACATCCGCCAGAGGCGTCATCAACAGTGCACGTTTCTTGACCATATGCAGAACCGCACGCCGCGCCGAACGCGGTCCAAGCCCCGGCAGCTTGGCCATCAATTCGATCAAATGGTCGAGATCTTTGCTGCTGTTGCTCATGGATTGGGCCTAAGGGTTAAAAGGGCAGTTTCATATCCGTCGGCAGGCCAAGGCTTTGCTGCAGAGCTTTCATTTCCGATGCGGATCTGTCTGCCGCTTTGGCCTGTGCGTCTTTAATCGCGGCAAGGATGAGGTCTTCGACCACTTCTTTTTCGTTCGGATCAAAAATGCTGGCATCGATATTTAAGCCGGTCAAAACGCCCTTGGCATTTGCCGTTGCAGTCACCAGCCCGGCGCCGCTTTCGCCTGTGACCGAAATATTTGCCAGATCATCCTGCAATTGGGTCATTTTTCCCTGCATTTCCTGAGCTGTCTTCATCATTTTGGCCATATCGCCTAGGCCGCCGAGACCGTTTAGCATTGTGTCACCTCTTCTTGTGCGTGTTGTAAAAGCGGCCCGCAGCGCAGGGCTGGGGCATTGGCAGTGGATTATTCGTCGTCAAAGGGATCCCATTCATCTTCGACCTCAGGCAGGGCGTCGATCTGCGCCTCCGCCGCGATATCTTTGGCGGTGCGAATGTCACTGATCTGTGCCTTGGGAAAGGCGACAAGGACTGCTTGCACCAAAGGGTGCGCCTTGGCTTGCTCTTTGAGCTCAAGGGCGGCCGCATCGCGCAGCTCTGCGATGGTGCTTGCGCCATTGGTGCCGATAGAGACGGCCCATCTCTGCCCGGTCCAGGTTTGCAACCGGCTGCCCAGTCGTTGAGCCAGATCACGCGGGGCTTTTTCTGTCGGCTCAAATTCAATCCGGCCGGGGCTATAGCTGACCAATTTTAAACTGGTTTCCACATCAACCAAGAGTTTGACGTCGCGGTGATGGCGGATCAGCTCCAACACATCCTCAAACCGAGCAAAATGCGCCAGCGTCTCTGCCGCGGGGGCCTTTGCCTGCGCGGCTGAGGCTGTGGTCCCGCTGGATCGTTGGGCCCGAGGGGCCATCGTGTCCGCGCCATAGGCTGATGGGTTGGTCGCTTGTGGGGCGGTGGCCGGGGCGCTTTGGCGCGGTCCCCCGCCCGCTCCATGAGGGGTGCCAGCGTTTTGGGGTTCTGGTGTGGGAACGGGCGTGTTTTGCAGCTTTCGGATCAATTCATCTGGCGTGGGCAGATCGGCCACATGGGTTAGGCGGATCAACGCCATTTCTGCAGCCATCATCGCATTGGGTGCCCGCCCGACCTCTTCTAGGGCGGTGAGCAGCATTTGCCACATTCGGCTTAACATGCGCATCTGCAACCGCTCTGCCATGACCAGCCCTCGGCTTCGTTCATCGGGCGAGACCGTGGGATCTTCGGCGGCCACGGGCGTGATCTTGATGACGCTGACCCAATGGCTGACCTCTGCCAGGTCGCGCAAGACCGCCATAGGATCGGCGCCGGCGGCATATTGCGCAGACAGCTCGCCCAAGGCACCTTCCGCATCCCCGCGCAAAATCAGATCGAACAGATCCAAAACCCGCCCTCGATCCGCAAGACCCAGCATGGCGCGGACCTGATCGGCTGTGGTTTCTCCAGCGCCGTGGGAGATGGCCTGATCCAGAAGCGATTGCGCATCGCGGGCCGAGCCTTCAGCGGCGCGGGTGATGAGACCCAGCGCCTCTTCTGTGATCTCGGCGCCCTCTGCTTTTGCGATTCTCTGCAGCATCGAAATCATGACATCCGGTTCAATGCGCCGCAGATCAAATCTTTGACAGCGCGACAGAACTGTCACGGGGACTTTGCGAATTTCTGTGGTGGCAAAGATAAATTTCACATGCGCAGGCGGCTCCTCCAAGGTCTTGAGCAACGCGTTGAAAGCGTTGGTCGACAGCATGTGGACCTCATCGATGATATAGATCTTGTAGCGTGCAGAGGCGGCACGATAGGCCACCGAATCAATAATTTCGCGAATATCGCCAACGCCGGTGCGGCTGGCGGCATCCATCTCCATCACGTCGACATGGCGCCCCTCCATGATGGCCGTGCAATGCTCGCAGCTGCCACAGGGGTCGATGGTTGGGCCGCTTGTGCCATCGGGACCGATGCAATTCATGCCCTTGGCAATGATGCGCGCAGTGGTGGTTTTGCCGGTTCCG
This window encodes:
- a CDS encoding cell cycle transcriptional regulator TrcR; amino-acid sequence: MAKPIMAKATAVWLVDNTTLSFKQIADFVEMHELEIQGIADGDVAAGVKGFDPIGNNQLTQEELDKAQADPAHKLTLKYYAAAVGEEKRRGPRYTPLSKRQDRPASILWLVKFHPELSDSQISKLVGTTKPTIQAIRERTHWNITNINPIDPVALGLCKQSELDALVQKANAKKLRDGEAMSDDERRRLVSTEQSLGMPEEPRIPAAISGLETFTLADAPEEEEDERQHGDLLDADSFFNLPSGDGEEQPG
- a CDS encoding NAD(P)H-quinone oxidoreductase, translated to MTAVEITAPGAADVLQVTTRPRPRAGHGQVVIALAYAGVNRPDALQRAGLYNPPAGASDLPGLEGAGIIAEVGAGVTEWAVGDEVCALLPGGGYAEFVATSAHHCLPIPRGLSLKQAACLPETYFTVYSNVFQRGALQAGEKFLVHGGSSGIGTTAIQLAHLFGARVFATAGSEAKCQACKDLGAERAINYRHEVFEEVLKAYGGMNLILDMVGGSYIQRNLKSLADDGRLVQIAFLQGPKVELNLVQMMTRRLTLTGSTLRPQSDLAKAKIAQALHDEVWPHLAAGRIAPILDSTFPLAEAHKAHAHMEASQHIGKIVLEI
- a CDS encoding DNA polymerase III subunit gamma/tau; this translates as MTDTAAYQVLARKYRPETFADLVGQDAMVQTLRNAFEADRIAQAFIMTGIRGTGKTTTARIIAKGMNCIGPDGTSGPTIDPCGSCEHCTAIMEGRHVDVMEMDAASRTGVGDIREIIDSVAYRAASARYKIYIIDEVHMLSTNAFNALLKTLEEPPAHVKFIFATTEIRKVPVTVLSRCQRFDLRRIEPDVMISMLQRIAKAEGAEITEEALGLITRAAEGSARDAQSLLDQAISHGAGETTADQVRAMLGLADRGRVLDLFDLILRGDAEGALGELSAQYAAGADPMAVLRDLAEVSHWVSVIKITPVAAEDPTVSPDERSRGLVMAERLQMRMLSRMWQMLLTALEEVGRAPNAMMAAEMALIRLTHVADLPTPDELIRKLQNTPVPTPEPQNAGTPHGAGGGPRQSAPATAPQATNPSAYGADTMAPRAQRSSGTTASAAQAKAPAAETLAHFARFEDVLELIRHHRDVKLLVDVETSLKLVSYSPGRIEFEPTEKAPRDLAQRLGSRLQTWTGQRWAVSIGTNGASTIAELRDAAALELKEQAKAHPLVQAVLVAFPKAQISDIRTAKDIAAEAQIDALPEVEDEWDPFDDE
- a CDS encoding YbaB/EbfC family nucleoid-associated protein; translation: MLNGLGGLGDMAKMMKTAQEMQGKMTQLQDDLANISVTGESGAGLVTATANAKGVLTGLNIDASIFDPNEKEVVEDLILAAIKDAQAKAADRSASEMKALQQSLGLPTDMKLPF
- the recR gene encoding recombination mediator RecR, with the protein product MSNSSKDLDHLIELMAKLPGLGPRSARRAVLHMVKKRALLMTPLADVLAEVAVTVRECLNCGNIGTADTCDICQNPKRENGEICVVEEVSDLWAMERSHMFKGRYHVLGGTLSALDAIGPDELRIPRLLRRVRDENVTEVILALNATIDGQTTAHYIADQLGDVRVSTLAQGVPIGGELDYLDDGTITAALRARKTL